In Prinia subflava isolate CZ2003 ecotype Zambia chromosome 8, Cam_Psub_1.2, whole genome shotgun sequence, the genomic window ctttggTAAATGAGAATGACCTCCTTTGTCCATCCCAGAATACTCATAGATAATCTatctaatatttatatttttaacgTTTTGTAATATAAAATCAGAGCTTGAGTGAAGAACACAGAAATCATTAACCAAATCATCATGCAGCATTATGAGAAATTATTCACCATGATTATGTGCTCAGTCTCAGGATAGTGGCCACGATTTTCCCTCATTCATCCTAAGATTTACCTTTTTAAGACActaaaaaaagcagaaacagccTAAGTGCATAATGGTAAAATGCTAGAAATACGTTGTTCTCAAGAGATTCCTGTGAAATAGGAAAGCAATGTGGTATGGCTGTGCCCTCACCTGAAATACTGAACAGTtcacatccctgctgggctCTTGGCCTGGGATTAAAAAGAAAGGTTGCTAcagagcagtgcctgctgctcgTGGCCCAGAGCCTCCAGCCATGCAGGGACCCAGCTGCCAGGAAATCACCCCAAAtctccatcctgccctgcagctggatCACACCCACCCTGTCCTCTGCCCCAGGTTGTTCAGGCTTTTCTCCCACAGATGTCCTGGCCTCTCCACTCGCTGGGATAACCTCTCCTGCTTCTgcctctttcctcctccccattttctctctctttattttgCATAAACCTCCTTTCTCCAGGGTACCCACAGTGCTGAAGGAAAGGCAAGGCTGGACCTAAAGGTCCATTTATACCACATCGATGTAAATGAGATTTACAGCACAGAGGTAAATCTCCATTTACAGCACAGCTGAGGCCACCTCAGTGCAGCACTGAAGGGGCTGATTACAGACCATGACTGGGACAGGCAGAGTCACCTCTTGTTGTGAGCCAGTCACACTCTGGCTCTGGAGGATTTCTGCTTCTGGTGTGCGAGTTTTGATGAGAACTCCTTTGCACCCTCATCCCTTCCACCAAAGATGTTTCAGGAGGATGCCCAGGACAGGTACTACAGTCCACTGTCTTTTTAGAACACAGGGTAAGGGACAATGCCAGTATGCTCTAGAGGATTTATTTGTGGGCTTTCTCTAGACCAAAGCCACGTAAATTTGGGAACATCCTGGAGGTTTCAGTGGCTGGGCTCACGTCTAAGGGAGGGTCAGGGAAACAGGGGCTGGATCCCTTCCAGACTGTAACACTGGAGCCAGAGTCCCCAGGGAGGgctcaggcagggctgctcccttctcctgcagacaCTCTGACCctcccctgagctccagctgtgtcccagcctggcctgcaCCTGCCCACTGCTGACCTGGACCTGGGCCCACAGTCTGACTGCCCAGCTGACCTCAGACTTTCTCATCACCCTGCACTGGTCAGATCTCCTAGAACACCAGGGCTTGAGCTGTGAGGCTCCCACTGGCCTtgtcccctgctgctctggctggtgATTTCTGATTTCCCAAGGACACCTCTGATGGCAGCCAGTCCCTCTGATAAGGACCAGGATCTTTGCCTGGCCCTGGCAAACTCTCCTCATTCCTATCAGAGGATGGGATGTGGCGAAACAAAtaacaagaagagaaaaaatccaGATGGAACCAGCCCACAGGCAGGGTCCCAGGGGGCTCTCCCCAAAGGTCTCTGATGGGATCCCCCATTCCTCTCCCTGTCACTGTGGATGCTCTGAACAAGCCCAGATGTCTGCATCTTTATGAGAAAATTGTGACAAAAATGTAGAGAATGTGTCATGAACCCCTCACCAAGCCACAGCCAGGGGTTGTGagaacaaaagcagcaaatgacACAGCTGAGGTTTCCTGTTTCAGCTCCACACCACTATATAGAGGTTGCCATTCAGTACCTGTCTCCTGCCTGGCCACAGCAACTGGTTTGGCTCATCAGGACAGGGGTAGAAgatgctgcttctccttcttctcaCAAGTGCTTTTGCCcttctgccctgggctggggctggtgagTACACAGAGATGGGACTTGGACAAGAGCATGCAAGGGCACAGGTGGACACTGAGCAGTCAGTCTCAGGAGGTTCCTGCCTCATCATCTCTACTCTCCTACTTTGCTCTCTCCTCTTATCTCTCTGCTCAGACTGTGCCTGAAACCAGAGAGGCATTACAGGCACTAGGGCTGTGCTCTTTGATGGCATTTTAGTCCCCCAGAGCCAGGTGTGGTCAGTCCCCCAGACAGTGCTGCTTGTCCTTCTCTCcactgtgcagcagcagtgctttggATACCCCAGgaaggagagctgctggcatcACTGGCTCATGATATCAGAGGATGAGCCTCTCCCTTCATGCAGCCCCAGACTTGACAGGAAATTGCAGCAGATTAACATTTCCCATCTCTCTTCCAGGAAGGATCATTGGTGGGCGGGAAGCTAAGCGCCATTCCAGACCCTACATGGCTTATTTAATAATTCAACATGGCTCAGGGACTAGTGCCTGTGGAGGGTTCCTGATTCGCCCAGACGCAGTGCTCTCAGCAGCTCACTGCGCAGATGAAATCGGGTAAGACCCTGTCTTTCCTGAACAGGAGATTTTTTCCAGTCTCACACAGTCCCCCAGGGCCTCAGCCCTGGTCTGGGCTGAAGCAGTGCCCCGTGtctccccaggcagagcagggatctctggagctgagctgtcCTCTGTGAGTTGCAGGAACTgtctgccagggctgtcccctgttCCTTGGGGACAGGAATGCTCACAGTGGTCTCCAGGGCCGTGGTTCCTACCATGGCTTAGAGCTACTGCTGGAGAAGAGGGTCCTGtgtctccctttccctgcctccctctgcctgcagaatgGGGCAGCTCCCACCTGTGGCAGTGTGGGGTGAGGGAtcctcagctgggctgtggaggGAACCCAGGTCACAGAGGACATctgagagctgctctctggggaGGTTTACCCCAGCACCCCGTCCCTCCAGCCacctgcactggggctgtgtccctgtggccagTGCAGCTGAAATGTGTTGGTGTTTCCTGGCAGGATAGTGAATATCACAGTGATTCTGGGAGCCCACAACATCAATGACCGAGAACAGAGCCAGCAGAGGGTCCTTGCCAAAGACTGGGTCATCCATCCCAACTATTCTCCTGTTGGCTTCAGAAATGACATCATGCTGGTGAAGGTCTGGCCCAACACACCCATCCTGCCTGAGGGAGCTCCCCCTGCTCACCTCCCCAAGCCTCTGAACTTGTTCCTAATCCTTGGCTGGCTCTAACCCCGTGTTCtctctgcctggcagctggaCACAGAGGCCAAGATCAATAAGTATGTGCGACTTATCTCCATTCCCAGCCACAAGGAGAGTGTGAGAACAGGAGCTGCATGTAAGGTGGCTGGCTGGGGCTTGATATCTGTGACAAGGAAGAAGACTGATGTGCTGAGGGAGGTGGAACTGAAGGTGCAAAAGGAGGAAATCTGTCAGCATCAATTCCAGAACTACCAGCAGCAGTCCATGATCTGTGTTGGTGATGCCTCCAATGAAAAATTAGTTTATGATGTAAGTGTTGTTTTGGGAGGAGGTTGGGACTGGACAGTGAGCTTGGTCCTCAGGTGAAAGTGAAAGGACACCAGAATGAACCAAGACCTTCAGAATGATGAGCTGAGGGCCCTCACAGAAGCTCTGAAGCTGATGTGCTCCCTGAATTGGGGTGCATTTTCCTAGCTATCAGCATCATTTGGTTTTTTACTTACCTGGGGATGTTCTACCCAGCCTAGCCAGTGCTTTGGAGTGTAAATTCTTTGTGATCTCCCTGCTGGGGAGACTTAAATACTTCTCTGTGTCTAAAGTAGGTTCATattccttttttgcttttgaatcTCAATGAGCCTGCAAGCCTGAACTGTTTCATGGGTGGGCTTAGAGGAGCAGTGAGGCAGCCAcaaaccctgcagagctgggtcaGGAGGGAGGGGGGTGGTCGGAAGAGGACGTTCTTCAcatggagggagggaagaggaaattTGTTCTTcaaggcaggcagagctgtgctgtggcacGTCTGACCCCTCTCACTCCTTTCACGACACAGGGGGATTCTGGTGGCCCGTTAGTCTGCAATCGGAAGGCTCATGGCATTGTTTCTCATCGACACAAATACTGCCTCTTCCCTGAGGTATTTACCAGAATCTCGTTTTTTGAGCCCTGGATACACAAGCAGCTGAAGAGGTTTGCACTCCAAGAGGTGCCTGGCTCTCCATCCTCTGACTGAAATGCTCAGTGCCCCTTCTCCACAAGGCATCAAACACCTCTTGGTGCTCAGAAGCTCCCAGGGGCAGCTGAACCAGAGTCAGAGGAGCCCCCATGGTGCAGGCATGGGCTTTTGCACTCTGTGGCAAGGTAAAAATGCAGGTCCCAAGTACACACAGCTTCCCATTGTTCCCtttctcccactgctgctccagctctgctttctggCCATCAATAAAAGCATGTTCAAACTTGCTTGTGTCTGCAGCCTTCTTGGGAACTGGATGCAAACCCTGAGTGTGAGAACGAGGAGATGACACCATGACACCCTTTGGGAGAGCCTGAGTGAGGCTGTAGGTGGGACAGGCAGTACAGGTCTGTCCTCAAACTGCAAATGTTGCCCTTGTCTCTCCATCAGCCTCTTGCAGCCAAGCCAGCAGGTCGATGCAAGACAGCCTGTACAGAACATTTATCCAGCCCTTCAGAAACAGAGGCATCTCCACAGGCAAGGGGAGATCATGTGGGTTTCTAGAACCAACCTGAAACCCTCTTAGGATGCTTAGCCAGACTAAAGACCAGCCAGCCTGTTTACACCCCGTGTCTCCTTTCAGTGAACCTCAGGTGAAGCATTTTCTTTACACCTGTAAAATACCTGTGGGTTGACCTGGAAATTTCCTCCCACTGGATCACCTGAGCAGACCTGAGTGGGCCAGGAGGTGCCCTTGTGGTGTGGTGAGGGCATTGAAAATGTCAAATGTGGCTGAGGCAAAAGCTGTACTGCAGAGACAGGCCTGACCACTTGTGTGAGGGAGAGTGGCATTTCTTttaggcttttttctttcttgatcaTTTACCTAAGAAAGCATAGAATGAACCCTCAGCAGGTTTGCTGATGTTGCAAAACTGGAGGGAGTGGGTGGGACACCAGAAGGCTGTTCTGTCACTCAGTGGGACATTGACAGGCTGGGGAGTTGGGCAGAGAGAAACCTAAAGAGGCTCAACAAGGACAAGTGTAGGATCCTTCACCAGGGCAGGAATAACCCCAAGTTCCAGGCTGGGGGCTGACCTagtgtcagagtccaggacatccctgtggccaccctggagggtttggaggccggacagggggtctgggatctgtcccaggggctcaggcagcctcacacagagcccaggaggacactgcctctgatccctgccatggcagtgaatgcccacagtgtatggagaatcacaagctgagagaattcaaaataagtagtagctagtttatcacagagtgtgaatgtagaatttaggatttttagtttatgggcttgaagaggcaagatggaggaattggggagtggtcctgtgctccttgttcttgttctcatccctcattttctgctgagttggatcacaaggattggtttagagtagaaatgacatgttaacataggcaGTAAGTgttggtaagattttgtaaataaaaagttaattgtggatggtggttgggcCAGGGGACCGTACAGAAAGcccgggaccctctgacccgcccagtcccccgcgtgtcctgctctgctggggacgccctgcagagctgggacagaactgagagatgATGAAAGAATGAACAACCctggaaacacggactggggactcagcctggctgctctggctctggcgtgggaccttttgggcaagagaagcttGAAAGCCCTAcacacctcagggaacagcaacctcGAGgaaaatctcagggaaaagcaaccctgagaacCTAccagacagcagctctgcagagcaggacctGGGGGTTTTGGTGGGTGACAAGCTGACCATGAGCTGGCAGTGTGTCCTCGGGGACAGGAGGGCCAAGAGGATCCTGAGGTGCATCAGGaggagtgtggccagcaggtccaGCAGGGGATTGtgctcctctgctcagccctggtgagacACACTTAGGCTGCTGTGTCCAGGCCTGGTCTCCTCAGAACAGGAAAGTAAAGGAGGTACTGGAGAGGGGCCAGCAGAGGCCACAAGATGATTAAAGGACTCTGATGTCTCTGATGAGCATCTCTGATCAGGAAAGACAGTGGGAGCCAGGCCTGTTCAGTCTAGGAAGGGAAGAATGAGAGGGAATCTCATAAAACCCTATAAATATCTTGGAGTtgggtgtcaagaggatgggAACATGGCCAGAAAGGACCAAGGGATGCCCACAATCTGGCACATGCCCCCTCCACACTTTCCATCCAGTCCTGCACCACTGCTCTGCCATGGTCTGTCTCCTCCACTGGCTGCAGTGTGGATATCTTTTGCAGTGGGGtcctctccagggctgcagggaaatccCTGCCCCACCATGGTCTCTCCCAAGGACAGCTGGGGAATTTCTGTTCTGGCACCTGGAGCCACTCCCCTCTCCTGTGATTTGCTGTTCACAGGATTGGTTTTGACACTTTGTTTTGCCCCACTCCTCACTGCCATGAAGCATTTTGCCCTTTTGGAAATACTTCTTTTTTGGAGAGGCACCACCATCTTCATTGATTGTCCTAAGCCTGGTTGGAGGTGGGTCCGTAGCTCCCCTGGAACTGTCTTGTCTGGTGTCAGAGCAGAGTGAAGGCAGCCCCTGGCCTGTTCTCACATGGGACACTGTGCTGAACACCACGTCCTGCTCAGCACCActtccctttcctgctctgGTGGTATCACcgtgtcctggtttgaggggaaatgagttttttcaggaagctgaggtcaaaccaatcagtggtcaggtttgaatgttggcaccttgGGTGGCCgctgagaggttggacacgcctctgaggacacaaggggttgAAAGCAAGGCTTCCCAGAGGGACTTTCTCTTTCTGGCCTctctttcaggagaggagcatcttttcccccttccctgcccagctgaccaggctgggtggggaggggggccaggtggtcaggctgaggtaggcccggGGCCCcaaggagggggaaagagagagaacgggactggagTTAaaccagccccatccaggatggaggggtggagaactttggaggtgccttctgtcccCCTGTCTCcaccccccctccctcccctcgtCCCGtctccccccaccccagggagaaggtgccgagctgctgCTGCGTGTGGGAGCTGCCGGAGTCTGCGAGTGCAGCAGCGAGTGCCcgagcctgtggccttgccaGGagagcttttaactctttctaaggcagaggagaactgttcccagacattgattctcatggctggtggtttcagaagagagagggacagcctgggaccgagatgataaaggaagatgaaaagaacccctcTTTATTGCTAGGGATGAAGAGGAGcggcttttgggctggacttttcttgcgtaatgttagccatagacagACCCTGgactctcctgaacataaataagactgtatttgggtggatgctttttggttcaaaaccaaagactttgtggccttTTCTTGGAACGCTCGgatatgagaagatggctggtttttggtattTGTCCAAACATCCTTAGAAGAGCCCtttatgcggttttggtccatggacggtggtgagagcactggacatggaaaggagggtgtcaccctggtagaattctccgggcggtgccatgggtgacatgggaacacgggagggtggacctgtgtttcctgtggggggtctgtggtgcgagagagactcctctctccctggatggattgaagatttgtttttttaagggatgatgacttGGATTGGGAACCAGGGTTGTGGAAGTATTAAGCAAGtggatgagggtaatgtgctaACTGTGTTAACTGTTAGATCATgcaagggatggaaattggggggaggagaagaagtgttctgggaggttttcttttctgcttttgggtgtttgggttttcttttcttgtctattgtctgttgttatgtaggttaataaaattttctttctatttcaagttttaggcctgctctgctctgttcttgaccacatctcacagtagctcattagtaaaaacatacactcatgggtgcactggcatttggccagcttCAACCCATGACAAACACAAAGGGGCAACCTGTGGATCCCAGAGCCACAGATGACtttaaacacacaaacacaatgAAGAAACCCCCAATATTCTCAGATATTTGATGCTCTGATGTATTCAAAAGGGATCTTTCTGGCTTTTCTTACTATTTCCAATAATACAGGAATGAAAGGGCACTTTTGTGAGTGATATCTCAATATAGCCTATGCATGACAGAGAAAGACATGAAAAACTCCCTGCAGTCTCTAAGAGCACACATTCACACTGGTTTTCTTAACTTGTCAGATCCATGTAGCTGAAGTGGAAACTACTTAATTCTGCTCTCCAAGCCCACATCAAAGTTTTAGACTACTGCTGTGATCATTAGCTCTTCATGAAAGTCAACAACACTCACAGCAGCCACTGTTTCACTGACAGTCTTTTATCCCCTAATTCAGAACACCTCTCAGAAACAACCCTCAATTTATGTAATTTGTGTGTGGTGGCTCTGAAGCCCCTTATGTGAATTTTGGCCTTACCTACTCCTTGGATTTTCTTTATACAGTCTCACAATAGACATTTTGAAGTAAAGTGTCCTACCTCCAGCAATTCTGCCATCCACTGCCTCTGAAATGGGGTGGTTCCAATTTTGATAGAAGTATCTCCCTTGTTTTCTTACCTTAGGAACGGTGTTGGGCTGATGATTCCTACTGGCAGCTTACACTGCAgattaaaaattctattttaaatacagatgaTTTTCTGCCATAGCTGGAATAATCTGTTGACATTAGCTTATGGCATATACCATAGAAAGTCAGCCAAAGACTTGTCtcacagagaggaagaaaaggaatttcttAGATTTGTTTCAGCTCAGTTGAACTGGCTGCAGCTGAATAGAGACCTCAACACTTCTCTGTTCTTTGCCCATGAAGGGAACAGCTGAGCTGCCTCTTACACCGGGCTGAAGCAGAGTCTCACCAAAGCCCTAAACCCCCTGCAGGTGGGATTGATTTAATCTGATTTCAGAACTGTCAGGGATGgttgtgcagagctgtgctccctctGTGGGCAAGGGCATGTAGCAAACAACGACATCCTTATAACAGCACTGAAAAGCTGCTCTGGGTGGCAGCCTGGCCTCCAGCCCCTGTAAAGGGGGACCAGAGGGACTTCTTCACACACAGGCATCTCATGTCTTACATGTCTGAGGCTATGAACTCTGCACCCTCACCGGCTGCTGGTGGATTGTTAACCTGAAAGGTCTGGGGAACAGCTGGAAACACCAAGGGATGTGTGACTGCAAGGACACAATTAGCCTGATGTTGCCTGTGTTTAATTGGACTGGGTGCCTTTAGGGGCAGTGCTGCCTCTGGTAGGAGAGTTTTCATTCAACTCCAGCCACTCACATTTCATTCCTCTATCTTAAGTGACTGCTTGTCAACTTTTAATccatccttcctttccctccttcccttccttcccttccttcccttccttccttccttccttccttccttcctccttctcaaTACAAATACTGGTCATTTCCTATCAATTATAGTAGGAAAAAAGATccaacagaacaaaaatcagatttgaatggaaatgcagaaattaaacCTGTACCTAGTACCAACCTaaacagagctctgagcaacatCACCCCCTGATGTGGTCAGAGACACCTGGTCTGGGAAAAGACTGATAAGAGACCCCGAGAATGAGGACCAAATTTGGATCAAAGGTGAAGGGATCAATAACAAATACAAAATTCGagtgagggggaaaatgaaGTTTCTTCATTCAATACCTGAATcttttaatttcacagaattttctTCTTATCAATCCATGAGAGGTTAGCAAACAGAGATTTCTGTAGCCATCTGATGGCATGCAAATGCTGGTGATCTGAGCCAATGCCCCTGTGTggtcaggagaggaaaaagcacTTGAAGGATGGAATTCATGTGAATTTTCCAGATCTCCCACTACTTCTGAAATTGTAggcctgattctgcctttggTAAATGAGAATGACCTCCTTTGTCCATCCCAGAATACCCATAGATAATCTatctaatatttatatttttaaagttttgtaaTATAAAATCAGAGCTTGAGTGAAGAACACAGAAATCATTAACCAAATCATCATGCAGCATTATGAGAAATTATTCACCATGATTATGTGCTCAGTCTCAGGATAGTGGCCACGATTTTCCCTCATTTGTCCTaagatttacatttttaagacactaaaaaaaagcagaaacagccTAAGTACATAATGGTAAAATGCTAGAAATACATTGTTCTCAAGAGATTCCAGTGAAATAGGAAAGCAATGTGGTATGGCTGTGCCCTCACCTGAAATACTGAACAGGTtcacatccctgctgggctCTTGGCCTGGGATTGAAAAGAAAGGTTGCTACAGAGGAGTGCCTGCTGCTCGTGGCCCAGAGCCTCCAGCCATGCAGGGACCCAGCTGCCAGGAAATCACCCCAAAtctccatcctgccctgcagctggatCACACCCACCCTGTCCTCTGCCCCAGGTTGTTCAGGCTTTTCTCCCACAGATGTCCTGGCCTCTCCACTCGCTGGGATAACCTCTCCTGCTTCTgcctctttcctcctccccattttctctctctttattttgCATAAACCTCCTTTCTCCAGGGTACCCACAGTGCTGAAGGAAAGGCATGGCTGGACCTAAAGGTCCATTTATACCACATTGATGTAAATGAGATTTACAGCACAGAGGTCAATCTCCATTTACAGCACAGCTGAGGCCACctcactgcagcactgaaggGGCTGATTACAGACCATGACTGGGACAGGCAGAGTCACCTCTTGCTGTGAGCCAGTCACACTCTGGCTCTGGAGGATTTCTGCTTCTGGTCTGCGAGTTTTAATGGGAATTCCTCCTTTCCACCCTCATCCCTTCCACCAAAGATGTTTCAGGAGGATGCCTAGGACAGGTACTACAGTCCACTGTCTTTTTAGAACACAGGGTAAGGGACAATGCCAGTATGCTCTAGAGGATTTATTTGTGGGCTTTCTCTAGACCAAAGCCACATAAATTTGGGAATATCTGTAAGAGTCGttctgaaaatccctcatctgcctcacgactgtcagaggctgagacccccatgggCCCTGGGCTACAGCACAGGAATTCTGGCCTGATTGaggagagatccaagcttctccctgcagctgcacccactggaccaagacgccctcctcagggacccgtgtaggaacaatggacactgtcacggttcctgggccgtgtttgcagaggctgtgtttgctttgactgactgtgctgtacctgctgcagagcccagacctgcttgccccaagcctgcctgatctgaatggttgcacctgattcccagagcaacggggctcctcacagtgactcttgggtgctccccccacgctggccgggtgccccccacttctgcctgcattggccgggtgccccctgcttctgcaatgactctaaaagcttccccctgcgactcaaACTCTGAGGCCTCCCCGGCGGACGACGG contains:
- the LOC134553899 gene encoding cathepsin G-like; translation: MLLLLLLTSAFALLPWAGAGRIIGGREAKRHSRPYMAYLIIQHGSGTSACGGFLIRPDAVLSAAHCADEIGIVNITVILGAHNINDREQSQQRVLAKDWVIHPNYSPVGFRNDIMLVKLDTEAKINKYVRLISIPSHKESVRTGAACKVAGWGLISVTRKKTDVLREVELKVQKEEICQHQFQNYQQQSMICVGDASNEKLVYDGDSGGPLVCNRKAHGIVSHRHKYCLFPEVFTRISFFEPWIHKQLKRFALQEVPGSPSSD